The genomic interval AAACACTTATATACAACTTTTTCAACTCACAgctgttttaaaattatatttaccaaacactcagtAGCTTTTTTTCATAGCACAGCTACAGCtgctttttctcacagcacagctACAGTTGTTTTTTCCCACAGCACGGTTGTGCCAAACTGACCTttagttatataaaaaaaataacaaaaattgagATTAggatctattttttattattttgaaaaacataaaatttaaattattatttaacaaaataaaagatccaataaattacttttttaaaatataatattaaaaatagtatttactctataataattattatgaaaaattaataagtattCATAAGGAGATACATCATTACATCATTTTTCTCAAACATTTGATACAAAATAGGTTAATACAAATCTACTTTAATTAGTGCAATTACAATTTACAAATCTAcaattacttattttaattgAGACTTATAAGTAGGGATGCACATTTTCTCAATGGGAATAGGTACGTGAAAATCCACTTCTAATGGGATAGGAATTCCCAGTCTAAATGGGAAATGGAGCGAGGATATAAATAATTAGtgtattagtatatttttaaagttgtattttaaataataattagtatactaaaaaataaataatgtgcaatatttaatttttatttagtttaatactttttatacatttaaatatagataaatttttttatatttatattaggaGATTTCCCATCTCACTATCGGATTTTCCACCGCATCTCTGATGGGGATTAAAATCCTTAATAAGGATGGAGATAAGGGAGCACTCTCTACTAATTTTTCACCCTGTGTACATCCCTACCTATGAGATTATGTATTTGGTGGTCTCCATAAATATTaacatttgaaaataaaaatacaataaacgGAGCCTAAAATACATTCAATAATGCATAAAACAAAACTTATAATATGAATATTccttttttcaataaaaataaaaatggtcaaaatccattctctacttaattatactaataacacATGGAATCCCAGTTACCAATATTTAATTTTCCGATACAAAACTGTTTGTTAGGCACATTAAAATTAGCAATTGCATGCTAATATTGATAAAATCTCATAATATCAAATTAGCATTTGTACTTATATTTGTCTGATGCTTTGTATTTTTAATTGCATTATTGCAAAGAAAGTTCTTTAAGCTTTTTGCATGCATGAGATGAGCCTGACCTTACTGACAAGAGTGTTCAATGTACAacattgtgtgtatatatgtgtatatgtctGTGACAATGGCTCTATTTTGTTTAAATAAAGCCAAGAATGAAAAAACAAGGCATGCTTCTGTTTGGTTCTCGAGAAAGTTTCTTGAAAACTACTGTTTTCTCAAGAAAAGCAAACTCTTTTCTTTGGCCTTTTAGAATTCAAGTTCATGTTTTTTGAGGATAatgttttgtaattttattctAGCATAACATGTTTCTATTTTTCGAACAACTTGTTCAGCTTTTCATACCGGGATGTACAGCGTTGTCGGCCGAGGGAGTCGTCCGAGCTGTAAAGACATTATCTCAACAAGGCCACACCTTGAAAAACCTATGGATAAACGGTATTAACGACATTCAAAAACACCATCTCGAAACACTCTCTTCGTGTCTTCAACATAACCCGAAAGAGCAGCAAAAGCCACAGCGGCCTCTCCTTCTATTTCACGAGTACAAAAACTTCTCAACAATCAGGCATTATTACAAAGACCAGCCAACTATAGACATCGAAATCTGCCCACGATGCAAAGAGCTGAGACCGGTCTTTGACTGTGCAAGTAAAGCCTGTAAGGTGAAGATGAGTTGCAAAGGCTGCATCTTTTGCATTCCGAGATGCATAGAGTGTGGTGGATGTTTCGAGTCTTTAGAGCAAGAAGAAGCTGTTTGTGAAGACTCTTTGTGCTTGGATTGCTGGCTTCAACTTCCCAAATGCAATTTTTGTAACAAGCCCTATTGTAAGCAGCATGCAGAGGAGAAAGGCCTCGGTTCTTCGACATCTGCTGGGTTTGTCTGCGAAGCTTGTGAACAAAATCGATACAACAGCGATGAAGAATGGGAATAAAAGTAATGTAGTTTTCATTTCAAGAAGAAAGTGGTACATTTTCATTTCAGTTCAGTTCAAAgaatacaactcaaatttttccTACAAAGCTAGTTAGTTACAAACTTAAACTGAAATAATCACCTTTTTGGTCTTTTTTGTACACACTCCAATGGACAAATACCTTACAACTTCTTGCTAAATATAGATCATCTCAAGCCGGTACCCCCCGAAAACCCCACACCCCGACGGGGACACAAAATTGGGTTTTCTAATGACTTCCACCAACAGTCGAAACAGAATGTTTCCCGAAAGATTTGCACGAATACAAATAGATATGTAGTTTCTACAACGAAACTACTAAGGTTAAAAATAAGATGCCTATGATCACAGAGCTAGTGAAAGAACTGCCACGGTCGAGATATTGTGAATGACAACCGGAAGTTGTGGAATTTGAAGATGGAGCAAGTGATGTACCATTTACAAAGGTTCCATTTTTTCCAGTACTGCAAGTATGAGAAGACAGAAAAACGTAAGGTAAACAATGCTAGAAGTGCTACATTTAACATTCAAATTCACAGTTCCTAAAGCAATCAAACAGTATATTAACAAAAAATTGATGTTGTTACCTTCCGGGAAATATACAAGAACCATGGCCTGCAAGAATAAACGAGAAAAGCATTAGAGATTGTCAAATAGTGTCAAGCAGCACCAAAAATGAAAATCTTTAACCGGGGTTTAATCCTTACTCGGGTCTGTTGTAGTGATGGTTGCCACTCCTTTAAAATCACATGTTCCAGGAGACTTTGCCATTCGCTGGAAGTAAGCATTGAAAGCGTATGTTGCATGTGCAACCACGTTGTCGGGTTGATAACATGATTGCCCCTGCAACATAGGTGAGCAATCAACTTTGCCCGGTCCACATGCCCAATCCAACGCTGCCTGTAGCATCTTGCGGTCAGAACCTTCCTTAGCAACACAGAAAGTTTGATTTGTAGTGTCGTTCGCCAGAACAGTCCCAGCTCCCGTCAAGTGCAAGATATAAATCGGTATTCCATCAGCATCAAAGAGCCCCCAGTTTTTCTCAGATGTTGAACCTGGTCTCAAATCCTCATTGTAAAGCTCGTATATAAAAGTACTAACAGCTATCCCGGGACGTTTAGGAGTCCCTGTGTTGTTAAGTACATGTCTAATTAAGTTACTATTGTAAGTATTAGCGTTATCAACAGTGGCATCAGGCTCTGTTGAGTCACCCTTTGAGGGCCAGCCCGACTCAGTCACTACAACAGGAACATTCGTAATGTTCAAGTAAGACATTGCAAAATAAGCGGCATCAACAACAGCATCGAAGACATTGGTGTAATGCAATAGTGTATTAGAATCCACAGCTTCTTTGTTTGGTGGAAGGGGGCGGAATAGTGCATAGTCCAAGGGAATCACACCGTTTGATTTCATGTAATCGTAATAAGGGTAGACATTGAGCATAAGGTATGAGCCACTAGATTGCAAAAACTTAAGCAAGGGAACCATGACGGGGTCCCATGTTCGATTGAAGAAGGCTTGGGAAGGTGGAAAGGAATCGAGAATAATGGAAGAAGCGTGTGGAGTGGATACTTTTATTAAGCGATCGAGATTAGAGGCAACAAGAGCAGAGTGAATGAATTTTAGCGCAGAAACTAAAATGGGGCCAGCATTAGGGAGGGTCGTCAAGACATCAGATCCAACAGCTATGGCTGTTATGTTGGTGGCAGGGACATGAGCAATCACATTTCGAGAAACCCAATTGGCAGCAGTGGCATTGGACTGACCAATCCCGAGAAGCTGCTCATTTGGAATCGATACAATCACCTGTATGCCTGTGTTTGCAAGTGCAAGAAGCATAGCTCGATCTGCATCGAAAAGTCTTACATGTTTAATATTCTGAGCCTTCAAAAGTGCCACCACTTGAGTTGGGGTTGGCATATCAGAAACATCATTACCGATATTTACACCGATGAAAGCATCTGCAACAtgttaaaaaattatgtttaaGAACAAATTGGCATAGTTGATTAAGAATAACTCTCAAGTTTGAGACATGTCACATAAGAAACATATGTCATCAAAGTTTgcatttttttattgataatcTATCATAAACACCATAAGGGCAtctttctttttatattattcTTCTGGTGAAGATGTACAAAAATGAAAAGACGAAACAGCTGTGATGGGACAATAACTGCATGTTAAAAGGGAAGAAAAACCCCAACAAGCCATAGCATCAAAGGAAAGATGAATGGGGCCATGTTACTATTTCTATAAAACGACAATAATACACACACTGTCAGAAAAGCtgctaagaataataataataactcagCATtgcatataataataaagcatgTCAATAGTTGAAGATGGAAACCATCAGCAAAAAAATTGACAAGTCAGCTGTTGCTGTTGCCGTTATAAACTAATTCAATCCaataaaaatgaaatatcaatattaactctttgtataGTATTTGTTCAAATAGCTCATATAACCTTAAACAATTACAACACAATCTCATACTATGATTATCTATCACCTTTGTGGGTCCTACTCTTCTTCCATCAGCCTCAATCAAAAGCTCATTTTCTCATGTTTTgtcttttctttctttacaTTTGTTGTTTGAGTGTTAAAAGGTTAGTGGTGTGTAGCAATGCTATATACAAATGTTTCAATAAATGATAGGATTAATTATAACATTGAACACAAATTAATGACAGTTAGTTGGTAGTGGACACATAATAAGACAATAGTAAAAATCCAATCTTTATATCAAAGTGTGtcttactatataataatacttaacagcaaaattaattattgttttaattataataaatgtactattttgaaaattaactCCTGAAGAAGTGAAGAGGTGCCTAAGATTATGAACTGAATTTGTTGTACTATAATGATGAATTTGAAACGcctgagaaagagagagagaagcaaTTGGCTTGGGTTATTAATGTAATGCAGTACTTTGGCACTAGTGGACCAAACCAACTGTACATACAATGGTCCTTTCCTATTTTTAATAATAGTACagaaaatgacaatattatccTCTCAAATTGAGTAACACCTAGAATTCAATTTACCCAGAAGAAGGGTAATTTAGTCTTTTAGAGATTATGCATACTGTCATGGAGATTTTTAGTTTAGGCCTAAGATGGTAAAAGAACTGGCAAATGAGCTGGGATGCAATAGGCTTGATTCCCCATTAGAGAAGGCTGAGGATGATGGACAAGAGATTTTCAACAGAGGGAAAGGTTTCCATTTCTGACTCTGAGAACCTTGTTGTGGTCagattcaaaatatttttttccctttttaattttcttcatTTCCCAACCAAATATTCAATGCTCTAAAGTTATTAAACAAATCCCATTTAGGAAATAGATTTAACAACACAAGAAATGCCAAAGAAAGGGCCACACACATTGGTTGAGAAAAAGAAGTAAAGCATAGCAGAAGAAGTCATAACTCATAAGGGGCAGTTCACCAAAATCAAAGAGATGGGTCCAATGCAACAATTGAAGAAACTCTTCATTTTTTTCAAACTAAATATTAATGCCCTTTGAATTTATAAACAAAACCCAACTTGGAAAAAGATATAACAACACATAAAAATGCAAacttgaaaacaaaaaacaacattTTAAAGCTTAATTAACTGATTATATAAACCTATTGCACAAAATCATAAACTAAGAGATTCAGACAAAATATCAAACACCCAGAAATCAAAAACAGAAATAGAAAAGCATACATTTACATTATTGTAAGTGAAAATGTCAAATGGAGAAGCTCACCTTCATCAGCTGCAACAACAGAGATTGCCGTAAGCAAAAACAGAATAAGACCCGCCATTAAAATCCTCTAAAAGAACAATCTTTCTTCTCAGTCTTCAACAAAATCTCACCAAGGGAAGAAGAGAGCTCTAGAAAACCCCACTACCCAGAAGAGGTAGTAAAGGGGggaagaaaaatgaaattagaagaaaaaggGAAGCTTAAAAGAACAAAAGCTAATGAAAAGCAAGTAAGAAGaactatagagagagagagagagagagagagagagagggaaaaagGTAGCTCCTTTTGAGGTTTTGTTGAGACTATGGGAAGTGGCGTGGGCAAACTGAAGTGAAAGACGGTCTTTAGTACTGTGGGTAATCGAAGGAGTGGCTGTCAGAGTCTCGGAGATCTAACGGTTGAGATTAACTATAGTGAGGACTGAGCATGGTAAGTGAGTGTGGACTAGCTTAGAGGATgagattttttatttagttCTCTATTTATGaattatgagattttttttagttttttctttttataaccGTCTatcttataattatttagtGTCATATCTAAATTTatagaaattttttaataatttatagtattgaaaataaagttcaaatattttattgtatgcgtaattttttttatacgtaaataaatgtttattttatttttggtactgtaaattatttagagtaattttaaataattgcagcgtatataataataataaaaaattaaattaaaaaatttttctaaatgtcgaaataaatattaaaactaaGAAATATTCATTTAGAGCATCTCTAATTATGTTCTCTAATCACACTTAACATAAGACTTAaagaataaattttaattatacaaaaaaaatagcttcatataataaaaaaataaataagactaTGTTAATGCAAGGAACtctctattttttattaatagcttaataaaaaatattattactctttcattattttataaaattaatttatatttaataaatttaaattataaaataattaaatactaactaaaataaaaaatatatataattagagtACAAACAAATCAATACTAAAAATATcttactattttaattttttagctGAAAATAAATAGGCTTATTAAGAATTttacccctcaaactttgacatgtactaaattgtcctttaaatttttaaggtcgttaaaaatgaccaatgaactattgagattgttgaatttaaggacttttgtctaattttagtcaaaaaattgtaacatggatgaaagttcagatgacataatttagtacatgtcaaagttcgagggacatgattaagtagatatcaaagtctagggagTATGAtctagtacataaacaatcaatgaaatagtaaaattaaatgaaattaaataaaagtcattaaatctaacaatctcaatagttcatgatAAATTTTTAACGACTAAAAAAGTTTAGAGAACATGATTTAATGGAAGTTAAAATTTAAGGAgcaaaaaaatcctaattaattaaGGGATACCCTCAAAGAGATGCTTTTAGAAGTGTTGTACTATAAAATTTTTGTTCTTGTGTgggaattttaaaacaaaagcAATAAGCGTAGGGGTCTTTTTGTAAATTAGAAAGGGGTTATTTAATAAAGGAGCGATCCACGAGGAGAGCATACTTTTGATGACGTGGCGTGTTAGCTGGATTCAACGGTCATATTCTGGGCATCTTATTTCTTTTACGTTTTTGTCTTTTTGGggtttttaatataaaattaaatatacttttcttttctgtacttattattatttggtCACCACGAGGGATCGATTTGTCTCGAATTTAAACTCGATTAAACTTCTTGGTTGAATTCCTATGCTGAATCTTAAACGGCATGCTTAGTATGTAATATGAATGAATAAGAAAACTTACACTTGTTGACCGATTTATGGTTGCAGCGGCACTTTTGAGCATCATTAATTGTAGCATCGGGTATTGgtctaattaagtatcgggtctcatatagtttagagtaggggtgttcattggatcacatccaatgtttttaggcctatccagatccgatccaatcatatattggatgttagattttatcATCCGATCTGATCCAATTAATTTCGTCATCCAATtgatccaacatccattggatgttggattggatcggttctatccattggatgtatttcatatatatttatttgtttaatttgggTTTACCTAAAATTTAAGacctagtattttttggatcggatcggatccatccaatattttagatccagtatgtattggattggactggatccatccaatccaagaaaaaaaaagtaaaactttaatgttaattttcatatatacatatagatttgatgtataacaatataaaatctaattactcatccaaactaaatgaaaatactaattagttcgattggatgttggatgtattggatttttagacaccccatccaccatccaatccgatccaattggatatttaaaaataacatccaatccgatccgatcacaattggatatccaatgtttggcggtcggttgtaattggatcggtcggttctcattggattggatcgatttatgcacacccctagtttagagcaatttgcggcaaaacccccttatgttttgatttttatacacttaacccccttatttttatttttggtggcaaaacccccttatgttttaatttttatacacttaacccccttatctttttttttggtggcaaaacccctttatgttttaatttttatacacttaacccctctatcttttgttttggtggcaaaacccccttatgtttatttttctttacaaatttgacacgccagttaaatattaccgttaaatatcaactggatgaccactgtatacacatttgtatatgtaacggtaaaacctcgaagtcgatacagtagtaatccagttagtatttaacggtaatatttaactaaaactttaaatttgcaaagaaaagtaaactgaagggttttgccaccaaaacaaaagatagaggggttaagtgtataaaaattaaaacataagggggttttgccaccaaaaaaaaagataagggggttaagtgtataaaaattaaaacataagggggttttgccaccaaaaataaagataagggggttaagtgtataaaaatcaaaacataagggggtttcgccgcaaattgctctATAGTTTAATACATAATAGTTTTTAGGAAACATCAATAGTCAATCGCAACGCGATATGTCGAGAATGGTGCCTAATAACAAAGCTCTTTTTTAGATGAtgttaaaaatttatacattatctaaaagtataatattttattttattcttttacacattatttttggcACTTTTACTTCTAAAAACACTCCATTGTATAGTACtctttaaaaatactataattatgatttcacacattattattttatatatatcctAATTTTTAACTACAATAACTTTTTTagcttcaattttttattaaaaaaataaataaatagcatCAATGCCACAACATAGCATTCATGCAAATTTCTAGAATATTCTTTTCTCTCCAATGATATATCATCTCAATATTTTGCCACATAATATGTCTATCTCACCAAGCATCATTTAAAATTTTACCATTAGAGTGTTAGATATAATAGAGAGATTACAATGaaagaataaaataagatgaataaaagACTAAGACAATTACAACTctaaacaaaatattacaaggacaatatattaaataaagagttACAATCCCAAagcacaaaatacaaataaaagaaaagagttacaactcaaaactcaaagatacaagtaaatgtaaactatataaaagcgtatatatataatagtgtatatatatgatatagaatatatatatataatagagtatatatatatgatatagaatatatataatagagtatatata from Cannabis sativa cultivar Pink pepper isolate KNU-18-1 chromosome 4, ASM2916894v1, whole genome shotgun sequence carries:
- the LOC115714186 gene encoding glucan endo-1,3-beta-glucosidase 3 — protein: MAGLILFLLTAISVVAADEDAFIGVNIGNDVSDMPTPTQVVALLKAQNIKHVRLFDADRAMLLALANTGIQVIVSIPNEQLLGIGQSNATAANWVSRNVIAHVPATNITAIAVGSDVLTTLPNAGPILVSALKFIHSALVASNLDRLIKVSTPHASSIILDSFPPSQAFFNRTWDPVMVPLLKFLQSSGSYLMLNVYPYYDYMKSNGVIPLDYALFRPLPPNKEAVDSNTLLHYTNVFDAVVDAAYFAMSYLNITNVPVVVTESGWPSKGDSTEPDATVDNANTYNSNLIRHVLNNTGTPKRPGIAVSTFIYELYNEDLRPGSTSEKNWGLFDADGIPIYILHLTGAGTVLANDTTNQTFCVAKEGSDRKMLQAALDWACGPGKVDCSPMLQGQSCYQPDNVVAHATYAFNAYFQRMAKSPGTCDFKGVATITTTDPSHGSCIFPGSTGKNGTFVNGTSLAPSSNSTTSGCHSQYLDRGSSFTSSVIIGILFLTLVVSL
- the LOC115714187 gene encoding F-box protein SKIP28, translating into MEIFQTSEGEPEPGLGPGPGPPHEALFLALAYLPVLELLAMSEVCVSLRDCVKNDDVLPWLNVVVERPLNRRLSDQNLMRIASMSRGRLNTLALINCSRITDYALHSLVQQNPLIQKLFIPGCTALSAEGVVRAVKTLSQQGHTLKNLWINGINDIQKHHLETLSSCLQHNPKEQQKPQRPLLLFHEYKNFSTIRHYYKDQPTIDIEICPRCKELRPVFDCASKACKVKMSCKGCIFCIPRCIECGGCFESLEQEEAVCEDSLCLDCWLQLPKCNFCNKPYCKQHAEEKGLGSSTSAGFVCEACEQNRYNSDEEWE